A part of Hevea brasiliensis isolate MT/VB/25A 57/8 unplaced genomic scaffold, ASM3005281v1 Scaf16, whole genome shotgun sequence genomic DNA contains:
- the LOC131176543 gene encoding GRF1-interacting factor 3-like: MQQTPQPEMMNPSLNITTEQIQKYLDENKQLIMAILENQNMGKFAECASYQAQLQQNLMYLARIADAQPQGTPMPSQTSPQSTVQQEHYMQPSQVAMSQQPIYFTPKLPFQINDQQQLPLHLQQQHLTQRQMRETQHE, encoded by the exons ATGCAACAGACACCACAGCCAGAGATGATGAACCCTTCACTCAACATTACAACTGAGCAGATTCAAAAG TACCTGGACGAGAATAAGCAGTTAATTATGGCTATACTGGAGAATCAAAATATGGGAAAGTTTGCTGAATGTGCTTC TTATCAAGCCCAGCTACAGCAGAACCTGATGTACCTAGCTAGAATAGCTGATGCCCAACCACAAGGGACACCAATGCCTTCACAG ACATCCCCTCAGTCCACAGTGCAACAAGAGCATTACATGCAACCATCTCAAGTTGCAATGTCTCAGCAACCAATATATTTCACTCCAAAACTACCTTTCCAGATTAATGATCAGCAGCAGCTGCCACTGCACCTCCAGCAGCAGCACCTCACCCAGCGGCAAATGAGAGAGACCCAGCatgaataa
- the LOC131169114 gene encoding CDPK-related kinase 4-like yields MGLCCSKNVSAVKNDGITPATHFKPPSSSPPTERPVETPSSTDCNPFAASPFQSPLPAGVPPSPSEAGTPGRKFRWPLPPPSPAKPIMAIMRRRGQTKPPKEVPIPEDGEGGEGERQLDKSFGYANNFPAKFELGREVGRGHFGYTCWAMGKRGELRGQPVAVKIISKAKMTTAISIEDVRREIKIMKALSGHKHMIKFHDAFEDANNVYMVMELCEGGELLDRILSRGGRYTEEDAKSIVVQILSVVAFCHLQGVVHRDLKPENFLFTTRDDDAPMKIIDFGLSDFIRPDQRLNDIVGSAYYVAPEVLHRSYSVEADMWSIGVITYILLCGSRPFWAQTESGIFHSVLRADPNFDDSPWPVVSAEAKAFVKRLLSKDHRKRMTAAQALTHPWLRDENRPVPLDILIYKSVKSYVRATPLKRAKIKALSKAIPEDEFFYLKAQFSLLEPKDGFLSLNSFKAVLTRHFTDAMKESRVIDIFNVMEPLSYEKMGFEEFCAASINTYQLEVLEDWEDIAHTAFEYFEEEGNRVISVQELALEMNLGPTAHSLVNDWIRSSDGKLSFLGYIKFLHGVTLRSCNTRQR; encoded by the exons ATGGGCCTTTGCTGTAGCAAAAACGTATCCGCAGTCAAAAATGATGGAATCACACCCGCCACCCACTTTAAACCGCCGTCGTCTTCACCTCCAACTGAACGTCCGGTGGAGACACCGTCTTCCACTGATTGTAACCCATTCGCGGCTAGCCCATTCCAAAGTCCTCTTCCGGCTGGAGTTCCGCCGTCTCCTTCCGAGGCGGGTACTCCAGGAAGAAAGTTCAGGTGGCCTTTGCCGCCTCCGTCTCCGGCTAAGCCGATCATGGCGATTATGAGGCGGCGAGGGCAGACTAAGCCGCCCAAGGAGGTGCCAATACCAGAGGATGGAGAGGGAGGTGAGGGCGAGAGGCAGCTGGATAAGAGTTTTGGCTACGCGAATAATTTTCCGGCCAAGTTCGAGTTGGGGAGGGAGGTTGggcgagggcattttggttacacTTGCTGGGCTATGGGAAAGAGAGGGGAGCTCAGGGGACAGCCAGTCGCCGTCAAGATCATTTCCAAAGCCAAG ATGACAACAGCAATATCCATTGAAGATGTTCGTCGGGAGATAAAAATAATGAAAGCTCTATCGGGGCATAAGCATATGATCAAATTTCATGATGCTTTTGAGGATGCCAATAATGTCTACATGGTCATGGA ATTGTGCGAAGGTGGAGAACTACTAGACAGAATTTTATCAAG AGGTGGAAGATACACAGAGGAAGATGCTAAATCTATTGTTGTGCAAATCCTAAGTGTAGTTGCCTTTTGTCATCTTCAAGGTGTTGTGCACCGGGATCTTAAGCCTGAG AATTTCCTTTTTACCACAAGAGATGACGATGCTCCCATGAAGATTATTGATTTTGGGTTATCAGATTTTATTAGGCCAG ATCAACGTCTCAATGATATTGTTGGCAGTGCATATTATGTTGCACCAGAAGTGCTCCATAGATCATACAGTGTTGAAGCTGATATGTGGAGTATTGGTGTCATAACATATATATTGTTATGTGGAAGTAGACCTTTTTGGGCTCAGACTGAATCAGGAATTTTTCATTCTGTGTTAAGAGCTGATCCTAATTTTGATGACTCACCTTGGCCTGTGGTATCGGCAGAAGCTAAAGCTTTTGTGAAAAGGCTTCTGAGCAAGGACCACAGGAAGAGAATGACTGCTGCCCAAGCTTTGA CTCACCCATGGTTGCGAGATGAAAATCGACCTGTGCCTTTGGATATTTTGATATACAAGTCGGTTAAGTCATATGTTCGTGCCACACCATTGAAGCGTGCAAAGATCAAG GCTCTTTCAAAAGCTATTCCAGAAGATGAGTTTTTCTATCTCAAGGCTCAATTTAGTCTTTTGGAACCAAAAGATGGATTTCTTTCTCTTAATAGTTTTAAAGCG GTGTTAACGAGACATTTTACTGATGCCATGAAGGAGTCAAGGGttattgacattttcaatgtg ATGGAACCGCTCTCCTATGAAAAAATGGGGTTTGAGGAGTTCTGTGCTGCTTCAATAAATACATATCAACTTGAGGTCCTTGAAGACTGGGAAGATATTGCACATACAGCGTTTGAGTACTTTGAAGAAGAAGGAAACCGGGTCATTTCAGTGCAGGAATTGGCTCTG GAAATGAATTTGGGCCCTACAGCCCATTCTTTAGTCAATGATTGGATTAGAAGTTCTGATGGAAAATTGAGCTTCCTTGGATATATCAAATTTTTACATGGTGTGACTCTTCGTAGTTGTAATACAAGACAACGATAG
- the LOC131176542 gene encoding uncharacterized protein LOC131176542, translating into MEAATGVVAPRGASLSMPSSRKEWRVVSDHHSVRNAGDEVELERPNLGQSDERTIYEVQHGRAPADVDFCSINVDGSLDNDIMQQRIHSITRQREELQHMEIELKAQLISRSEIMEMRNRFDAQIKEYEDAAAKHKEQLLEREQAIHELESRMEEKDRELHAIKLDNEAAWAKEDLLREQNKELATFRRERDHSEAERAQHIQQIRDLQELVQDKERQILELQEQHRANQEAIFLKDEQLKVWIARVQEMDALQSTTNHSLQVELRERTEQYNQLWLGCQRQLAEMERLHLHTVQQLHLELADAKERSGTYPEESRISQTSSKDISKFGQSNVNQLDVNANGATSADNGPLQMGMQIMLQTRPKDALVVFQEDCTLDALGVLLTIEGENFWWGTSKFNCNSTLSTLYIKVMFPTLQQITDLMWFCLAVGVGGVLTCSCVGFTKFKSSVCIHSFCINRIPHSMPSHVPQSHVGHFNSIPAMSSLPQWQNQQAASEGAQLSTPNQLTSSQTDHNLMRSDAKYEYEVSVNGQGFHPGYLDIHNSQGTEPDPVISSSTGEAQVLESMDRSYVVSSQPEQSLQQISSQFSDSLRLNSLDQNSEAKEQNVLSFSDQGLDGQVLTDEQQSSVSASLSETSMHSVNASEGTINNGTVVLSESLISTGQTNMVTVGKTSETALLDERSLLACMVRTIPAGGRIRINSTLPNRLGKMLAPLHWHDYKKKYGKLDEFVAGHPELFFIEGDYIQLREGAQEMIAATAAVAKVAAAAAAAASPPYSSFFPSVAVTPMAQSHRLKKVPSIDSKQPNGVSFDTAGGISNVKILSKSKDSQEMNGADFDRSSISSNQSKGSMHGRSNLNFAGKQQGRTTGAALTSGR; encoded by the exons ATGGAGGCTGCGACCGGTGTCGTCGCCCCACGCGGTGCTTCTCTGTCGATGCCATCGTCTAGGAAGGAGTGGCGTGTCGTTTCCGACCACCATTCCGTTCGGAACGCCGGTGATGAGGTG GAATTGGAACGGCCAAATTTGGGGCAATCGGATGAGAGAACAATATATGAG GTGCAGCATGGAAGAGCCCCTGCTGATGTTGACTTCTGTTCGATCAATGTGGATGGTAGTTTGGACAATGACATTATGCAGCAGCGAATTCATAGTATTACCAGGCAAAGAGAAGAGTTACAACATATGGAGATTGAACTTAAAGCTCAGCTGATCTCAAGATCTGAGATCATGGAAATGCGGAACAGATTTGATGCTCAAATCAAAGAGTATGAAGATGCTGCTGCAAAACATAAG gaaCAACTTCTTGAAAGGGAACAAGCCATACATGAATTAGAAAGCAGAATGGAAGAGAAAGATAGAGAATTGCATGCCATTAAATTGGATAATGAAGCG GCCTGGGCCAAGGAAGATCTTCTCAGAGAGCAAAATAAAGAATTGGCAACATTTAG AAGAGAGCGGGATCATTCTGAAGCTGAAAGGGCACAGCATATACAGCAAATACGTGACCTTCAAGAACTTGTTCAAGATAAAGAGAGGCAGATTCTTGAATTGCAGGAACAG CATAGAGCTAATCAGGAGGCCATATTTTTGAAGGATGAACAATTGAAAGTATGGATTGCACGCGTTCAGGAGATGGATGCCTTGCAATCTACTACAAACCACTCATTACAAGTTGAATTACGAGAACGCACAGAGCAATATAATCAACTATGGCTCGGTTGTCAAAGACAG TTAGCAGAAATGGAGAGACTTCATTTGCATACTGTACAACAGCTTCATCTTGAGCTAGCTGATGCAAAAGAAAGGAGTGGAACCTACCCTGAAGAGTCGCGCATATCCCAGACAAGCTCAAAGGATATATCAAAGTTTGGTCAAAGCAATGTAAACCAATTAGATGTTAATGCAAATGGTGCAACAAGTGCTGACAATGGACCACTTCAAATGGGAATGCAGATAATGCTTCAAACCAG GCCAAAAGACGCTTTAGTTGTCTTCCAGGAAGATTGTACTTTGGATGCTTTGGGTGTCTTATTGACCATTGAAGGAGAAAACTTTTGGTGGGGAACTTCCAAATTCAATTGCAACAGTACCTTAAGTACACTCTACATTAAAGTTATGTTCCCCACATTGCAACAAATCACTGACCTCATGTGGTTTTGCTTAGCTGTTGGAGTGGGTGGGGTTCTCACTTGTTCTTGTGTTGGGTTCACTAAGTTCAAATCATCTGTG TGCATCCATTCATTCTGCATCAACAGGATTCCTCATTCTATGCCATCACATGTTCCTCAATCTCATGTTGGGCATTTTAACTCGATACCAGCAATGTCATCCCTTCCACAGTGGCAGAACCAGCAG GCTGCATCAGAGGGTGCTCAATTATCTACACCGAATCAACTGACTTCATCCCAAACTGATCACAACCTTATGAGATCAGATGCAAAGTATGAGTATGAAGTGTCTGTTAATGGACAAGGATTTCATCCTGGTTATCTGGACATTCACAACAGTCAAGGGACGGAGCCTGATCCTGTAATTTCATCGTCTACTGGGGAAGCACAG GTCCTTGAGTCGATGGATAGAAGTTACGTGGTTTCCTCCCAACCTGAGCAGAGCTTGCAACAGATTTCTTCCCAATTTAGTGATTCCTTAAGACTGAATTCTCTTGATCAAAACAGTGAAGCAAAG GAGCAAAATGTTTTGAGCTTTAGTGATCAGGGATTAGATGGCCAAGTTTTGACAGACGAACAACAAAGTTCTGTCAGTGCATCATTGTCCGAAACATCAATGCATTCAGTTAATGCCAGTGAAGGCACTATCAATAATGGTACTGTAGTATTATCTGAATCATTGATCTCAACTGGGCAGACAAATATGGTGACCGTAGGGAAAACTTCAGAGACTGCCCTTCTTGATGAAAGATCTCTGTTGGCTTGCATGGTTCGCACAATTCCAGCTGGCGGTAGAATTCGGATCAATTCAACG CTACCTAATAGGCTGGGCAAGATGCTTGCACCTTTACATTGGCATGATTACAAGAAAAAGTATGGAAAGCTTGATGAGTTTGTGGCTGGTCACCCAGAA TTATTTTTTATTGAGGGCGACTACATTCAACTTCGAGAAGGAGCTCAAGAAATGATAGCTGCTACAGCAGCGGTTGCTAAAgttgcagcagcagcagcagcagcagcatctCCTCCATACTCATCATTTTTTCCTTCTGTGGCTGTTACTCCAATGGCACAGTCTCACCGACTCAAGAAAGTTCCATCAATTGATTCAAAACAGCCTAATGGTGTTAGTTTTGATACTGCTGGGGGTATCTCAAATGTAAAAATTTTGAGTAAATCGAAAGATTCTCAGGAAATGAATGGAGCAGATTTTGATAGATCAAGCATATCTAGCAACCAGAGCAAGGGGTCAATGCATGGGAGGTCTAACTTGAATTTTGCTGGAAAGCAGCAGGGCAG GACAACTGGAGCTGCATTAACATCTGGAAGATA G
- the LOC110644823 gene encoding auxin-responsive protein SAUR32, with amino-acid sequence MGSTGDRNNHHLNSNANLPHLLHFHNHHHHHHGGSKKDLKDIPKGCLAILVGQGEEQQRFVIPVIYINHPLFIQLLKEAEEEYGFDQKGPITIPCHVEEFRNVQGMIDRENIHHHHHHHLLCFRI; translated from the coding sequence ATGGGGAGTACTGGAGATAGAAACAACCATCACTTGAATTCCAATGCTAATTTGCCACATCTTCTTCACTTTcataatcatcatcatcatcaccacGGAGGAAGCAAGAAAGATTTGAAAGATATTCCAAAAGGGTGCTTGGCGATCTTGGTGGGACAAGGTGAGGAGCAACAGAGGTTTGTTATCCCTGTGATTTACATAAATCATCCACTTTTCATTCAGCTCCTCAAAGAAGCTGAAGAAGAGTATGGATTTGATCAAAAAGGCCCCATCACTATTCCTTGTCATGTCGAGGAGTTTCGCAACGTTCAAGGCATGATCGACAGGGAAAAcatccaccaccaccaccatcaccatcTTTTATGCTTTAGGATTTGA
- the LOC131176544 gene encoding uncharacterized protein LOC131176544 has protein sequence MGYVLRVRLASFFAGAATASLLGFYVLYKDYKVAHESISQQVKGLHESLDTRISALETLKQTEASQPVQATE, from the exons ATGGGTTACGTATTGAGGGTGAGATTGGCGTCATTCTTCGCCGGAGCAGCGACGGCGTCGCTTCTGGGATTCTACGTTCTTTATAAGGATTACAAGGTTGCCCATGAATCCATTTCTCAACAG GTGAAAGGCCTTCATGAGTCCCTGGATACAAGGATCTCTGCTTTGGAAACGCTGAAACAAACTGAAGCTTCTCAACCTGTGCAGGCAACAGAGTAG